The following coding sequences lie in one Trichoderma breve strain T069 chromosome 1, whole genome shotgun sequence genomic window:
- a CDS encoding DEAD/DEAH box helicase domain-containing protein — MFRNGIRRCGGLARAATSSTKLLSARAAFPATLPAPVSLSRSIVPLKSFAQFNRLYSADAAVAESKVPENEAVGEISSFRDLETLGVHRNLLDAITQDMRYDTMTPVQSKAINPALKGTDIVAQAKTGTGKTLAFLLPLLQRMIEEDPTLATRKASRSARSDDIRGIVLSPTRELAEQIATEAKRLCRRTGLVVQSAVGGTQKSAMLRQTQRQGCHLLVATPGRLNDLLEDPNSGIDAPKLAALVLDEADRMLDVGFEKELNSIQSYLPKDKVRQTMLVSATIPDNVIQLARQMVRPHDFEFVQTIPEHETLTHERIPQNVVTVSSWANVFPSLFELIDREVAAAKQDPTLPPFKAIVYFNTTSMVELAGELGYQRRHSGQLRIPTFAIQSQLSQFQRTKAADMFRNSKTGILFSSDVTARGMDFPNVTHVIQVDAPRERESYIHRLGRTGRQNKSGEGWLFVPPMSANSARKLLRGLPLKPNKTLESAEIDINAVEELPAYHEETKALIQALPRKMMASAYTSLFGGQLTDREDLVDDLNDWAVKGWGWPEPPAVSHSWAKNQGLLRSGLNIQDGHSERMHRDDRRGDHRGGRRSGGRFERRGSSDPFAEMGQRAHRDAPPPFSRGGGRGGRGGRGGRGDRRGGGFESSW; from the exons ATGTTTCGGAACGGAATTCGACGATGCGGCGGCTTGGCCCGCGCAGCGACTTCAAGCACCAAGCTGCTGAGCGCTCGCGCAGCCTTTCCAGCAACTCTTCCTGCACCGGTCTCATTATCTCGTTCAATAGTGcctttgaagagctttgcGCAATTCAACAGACTGTACagcgctgatgctgctgtcgcGGAGAGCAAGGTTCCCGAAAATGAGGCAGTTGGCGAAATCTCGTCGTTCCGAGACCTAGAGACACTCGGAGTTCATCGCAACTTGCTAGATGCAATCACCCAGGATATGCGATACGACACCATGACCCCAGTTCAATCTAAAGCGATCAACCCGGCCCTCAAGGGAACTGACAT TGTTGCTCAAGCCAAGACCGGTACTGGAAAGACGCTTGCTTTCTTGCTCCCTCTCCTACAGCGCATGATCGAAGAAGACCCGACATTGGCCACACGAAAGGCATCACGAAGTGCTAGATCTGATGATATTCGCGGCATTGTTTTGTCACCAACTCGTGAGCTCGCCGAGCAGATTGCCACCGAGGCGAAGCGACTTTGCAGACGCACCGGTCTGGTTGTTCAGTCTGCTGTTGGAGGTACTCAGAAGTCTGCCATGCTGCGTCAGACACAGCGGCAAGGATGCCACCTCCTGGTGGCCACCCCAGGCCGCTTGAATGACCTTCTTGAGGACCCCAACAGCGGCATTGATGCTCCCAAGCTGGCTGCGCTGGTGTTGGACGAGGCCGATCGTATGCTTGATGTTGGTTTCGAAAAAGAACTCAACTCAATCCAGAGCTACCTGCCCAAGGACAAGGTCAGACAGACGATGCTGGTCTCTGCCACCATCCCCGATAACGTCATTCAGCTTGCCCGCCAGATGGTTCGCCCCCACGATTTCGAGTTCGTTCAGACCATTCCTGAGCACGAAACCCTCACCCACGAGAGGATCCCCCAGAATGTTGTCACCGTCTCGAGCTGGGCCAACGTTTTCCCTTCACTGTTCGAGCTGATCGACCGTGAGGTTGCGGCTGCGAAGCAGGATCCTACTCTGCCCCCCTTCAAGGCCATCGTCTACTTCAACACAACCTCCATGGTCGAGCTTGCCGGTGAACTTGGCTACCAGCGGAGGCACAGTGGCCAGCTGAGAATCCCCACCTTTGCCATTCAGTCTCAGCTTTCCCAATTCCAACGGACAAAGGCGGCCGACATGTTCAGAAACTCCAAGACTGGaattctcttctcatcagaTGTCACAGCTCGTGGCATGGATTTCCCCAATGTTACTCACGTCATCCAGGTTGATGCTCCTAGGGAGCGCGAATCTTATATCCACAGACTGGGTCGTACCGGACGACAGAACAAGAGTGGTGAAGGCTGGTTGTTTGTGCCCCCCATGTCGGCAAACTCTGCCAGAAAGCTGTTGCGAGGCCTTCCGCTGAAGCCAAACAAAACACTTGAGAGTGCCGAGATTGACATCAATGCTGTGGAAGAGCTGCCCGCTTACCACGAGGAGACAAAGGCTCTCATTCAGGCACTCCCCCGGAAAATGATGGCCAGCGCGTACACCTCGCTGTTCGGTGGTCAACTTACCGACAGAGAAGACCTTGTTGACGACTTGAACGATTGGGCTGTCAAGGGCTGGGGTTGGCCAGAGCCTCCCGCCGTCTCACATAGCTGGGCCAAGAACCAAGGCCTGCTGAGATCTGGATTGAACATCCAAGACGGCCACAGTGAGCGAATGCATCGGGATGACAGGCGAGGCGATCACAGGGGCGGCCGTCGCAGCGGAGGTCGCTTCGAGCGTCGCGGTTCTTCTGATCCATTCGCTGAGATGGGACAACGTGCGCACCGTGATGCGCCGCCACCGTTTTCGAGGGGCGGCGGCCGGGGCGGTAGGGGGGGCCGAGGTGGCCGAGGAGACCGACGCGGCGGAGGCTTTGAGTCTTCGTGGTAA
- a CDS encoding 2OG-Fe(II) oxygenase superfamily domain-containing protein: MEAFLTRPKRKSTHVNATPEREPEATLEHVEDGEESTEIKLAMLSSLHPLIEQETLLDVLLAHDGSVSNASESLKSFRPGARKNAVIGHQQSLRQYAKPSDGSLSPPKKKTKSKKGSTLHLYDPEDVAEHTPCTIIHNFLPSELADDLLRELLDEAKSFEQITFKLFENIVASPHTSCLFLESFEKIQEQKHDYFYNGGMLNDVRKLTPALAKVKPIVQETVNEQIQTRIKTRYPGGKKLRHQPSKPWVPNAAFVNCYAGAQQNVGWHSDHLTYLGPRAVIGSISLGVAREFRVRKILPRDAETKRPDDPDGEGQISIHLPHNSLLVMHAEMQEEWKHSISPALSIDPHPIAGNKRINITYRDYRAEMHPSLTPRCHYGCTFFEWAEFDEDGIPIRNKKTTLKPP, from the exons ATGGAGGCCTTTCTCACGCGCCCAAAGCGAAAATCGACCCATGTAAATGCTACACCGGAACGGGAACCGGAAGCAACCCTAGAACAtgtggaagatggcgaagagtCGACCGAGATCAAGCTCGCCATGTTATCCTCATTACACCCTCTAATTGAACAGGAAACTCTTTTGGATGTCCTCCTCGCCCACGATGGCTCCGTCAGCAATGCGTCAGAATCTCTCAAATCCTTTCGTCCAGGAGCAAGGAAGAACGCTGTCATAGGACACCAGCAGTCCCTAAGACAATATGCAAAACCCAGTGATGGATCATTATCGCCGcccaagaaaaagacaaagtcTAAAAAGGGAAGCACACTGCACCTATATGACCCGGAAGATGTTGCAGAGCATACTCCATGTACCATTATACACAATTTTCTCCCAAGTGAGCTTGCGGATGACCTCCTGAGAGAGCTGTTAGACGAAGCCAAATCCTTTGAGCAAATCACATTCAAGCTATTCGAGAATATTGTGGCCAGCCCGCACACTTCATGCTTATTTCTCGAGTCTTTCGAAAAGATCCAGGAGCAAAAGCATGATTATTTTTATAATGGAGGCATGCTGAAT GATGTACGCAAACTCACGCCGGCACTTGCTAAAGTAAAACCAATCGTCCAAGAGACAGTCAATGAGCAGATCCAAACTCGCATCAAGACTAGATACCCTGGAGGCAAAAAACTGAGACATCAACCATCTAAGCCATGGGTGCCAAACGCCGCATTTGTCAATTGCTACGCTGGAGCCCAACAGAACGTAGGGTGGCATAGCGATCATCTTACATACCTGGGCCCCCGAGCTGTTATCGGATCAATCTCCCTGGGCGTTGCACGGGAGTTTCGTGTGCGCAAAATCCTACCGCGAGATGCGGAAACGAAACGCCCAGATGATCCAGACGGCGAGGGTCAGATATCAATTCACCTGCCACATAACTCTCTCCTTGTGATGCATGCCGAGATGCAAGAAGAGTGGAAGCATTCTATTTCCCCAGCACTGTCCATCGATCCACATCCCATCGCAGGGAACAAGCGGATCAACATCACGTATCGAGACTATCGGGCAGAGATGCACCCTTCCCTTACACCAAGATGTCACT ATGGGTGTACATTTTTCGAATGGGCTGAATTTGATGAAGACGGAATCCCTATACGTAACAAGAAGACGACCTTGAAGCCGCCTTGA
- a CDS encoding pfkB family carbohydrate kinase domain-containing protein, which yields MARPRITVLGSLNIDLVSYVPHHPLPGETLTANHFNTSPGGKGANQAVACGKLSRSSDLSAPAADVSMIGAVGSDTYGQQLISSLTSYGVDTSAVAVREDGKTGIAIIVVDEPSGQNRIILSAEANHTLLPEHFSTLPGPRPDLLIMQLEIPFDTVLKALRTANESGIPVLLNPAPAKTLPDEAYHNLAHLVVNETEAAILSGCQESDLDDLAGLERVGALFIQRGVSNVIITLGGRGVYYATKNSKSALVPALKADVVDTTAAGDTFVGSYALAVVSAGSGDFDIDTAIRAANKAAAITVSRKGAQISIPWKDELN from the coding sequence atggcccGCCCTAGAATCACCGTCCTCGGCTCCCTCAACATCGACCTCGTCTCCTATGTCCCCCATCACCCTCTGCCCGGCGAGACCCTCACCGCCAACCACTTCAACACATCTCCCGGCGGCAAGGGCGCCAACCAGGCCGTCGCCTGCGGCAAGCTCTCCCGCTCCTCTGACCTCTCCGCCCCGGCCGCCGATGTTTCCATGATCGGCGCCGTGGGCTCCGACACATatggccagcagctcatctccagcttgaCCTCTTACGGCGTCGACACCTCGGCCGTCGCCGTCCGCGAAGACGGCAAGACGGgaatcgccatcatcgtcgtcgacgagCCGTCAGGCCAGAACCGCATCATCCTCTCCGCGGAGGCAAACCACACCCTCCTGCCGGAGCACTTCTCCACCCTTCCCGGCCCTCGTCCGGATCTGCTCATCATGCAGCTGGAGATCCCCTTTGACACCGTCTTGAAAGCTCTCCGCACCGCCAACGAGTCCGGCATCCCCGTCCTTCTCAATCCAGCGCCCGCAAAGACACTCCCCGACGAGGCCTACCACAACCTTGCCCATCTCGTAGTCAACGAGACCGAAGCCGCTATCCTGTCTGGCTGCCAAGAGTCGGATCTCGACGACCTTGCCGGCCTTGAGCGAGTCGgcgccctcttcatccagcgAGGCGTCAgcaacgtcatcatcaccctcGGCGGCCGAGGTGTCTACTATGCCACCAAGAATAGCAAATCGGCCCTGGTGCCCGCCCTCAAGGCTGACGTCGTGGACACCACTGCTGCGGGCGATACTTTTGTTGGATCATACGCCTTGGCCGTCGTGAGCGCCGGATCAGGCGACTTCGACATTGACACTGCAATCAGAGCGGCTAACAAGGCCGCGGCCATTACCGTGTCTCGCAAGGGAGCCCAAATCTCTATTCCATGGAAAGATGAGCTGAACTAA